A single region of the Vicia villosa cultivar HV-30 ecotype Madison, WI linkage group LG4, Vvil1.0, whole genome shotgun sequence genome encodes:
- the LOC131595275 gene encoding DELLA protein RGL2-like — MENLYNFGEFSFNAVEDKLSSSNDIFWETKKVHEIKNAQFFVAEDLGEFNGTESLCSNFGFFQDDPSYEGEFLLSTDQQKFQDYETFDNLQFDMVNFDEQLRTTKNLPLPDTENDKQHYQTPLAAVEILKNYGKGFKKLLLPDEGKIIHPVNDFGFVTSNENERKLSTTDIMKVAGTRFIQSSSSESALSGLILNHPFGFSFSGLSDEEKEDVSLVESLLACAEKVGYQQFERARFFLPQIESLSSKTGNPVKRLVHYFVKALRQRIDRETGRVCADSLQKAESLFDPEEDAKVLNPTLLAFIEDLPFCKISMFTCVQALIENFKDAKKIHVIDLEIRKGLQWTILIQALQSRNECPLELLKITAIASGNIDTTKQIAEETCKRLKDFAQSLNIPFSFDIVVVSDLLHLRKDHFKIDSDETVAVYSQYALRNKIPQSDQLETIMRVIRTINPIVMVVGEIEANHNSKSFVNRFIEALFYFSAFFDCLEDCMKGNEKNRIILESMYFSYGIMNTVAKEGAERKSRNVKIDVWRAFFKRFGMVETELSMMSLYQAELVAKRFACGNSCTFEMNGECLVIGWKGTPINSVSVWKFI, encoded by the coding sequence AGTTTAATGGAACTGAGTCTCTGTGCTCTAATTTTGGTTTCTTTCAAGATGATCCATCATATGAAGGCGAGTTTCTTCTTTCCACCGATCAACAAAAGTTTCAAGATTATGAAACTTTCGATAACCTACAATTCGACATGGTTAACTTTGATGAACAACTACGTACAACAAAAAATCTTCCACTTCCTGACACAGAAAATGATAAACAACACTACCAAACTCCTTTAGCAGCGGTCGAGATATTAAAGAATTACGGCAAAGGATTCAAGAAGTTATTGTTACCGGATGAAGGAAAAATCATTCATCCAGTAAATGATTTCGGTTTTGTCACAAGCAATGAAAATGAGAGAAAGTTGTCGACTACGGATATCATGAAGGTGGCTGGAACGAGATTCATACAATCTTCTTCGTCGGAATCTGCATTATCAGGTTTGATTCTTAATCACCCTTTTGGTTTTAGTTTCTCTGGTTTATCAGATGAAGAGAAAGAAGATGTTTCACTTGTTGAATCGCTATTAGCTTGTGCTGAAAAAGTTGGATATCAACAATTTGAACGTGCTAGATTTTTTTTACCGCAAATCGAGTCGTTATCTTCGAAGACAGGTAATCCGGTTAAACGCCTGGTTCATTATTTCGTCAAAGCTCTCCGCCAAAGAATTGACAGAGAAACAGGTAGAGTTTGTGCTGACAGTTTGCAAAAGGCAGAGTCTTTATTTGATCCTGAAGAGGACGCCAAGGTTCTAAATCCGACCCTTCTTGCGTTTATCGAAGATCTTCCGTTTTGTAAAATTTCAATGTTCACATGTGTACAAGCTTTAATAGAGAATTTTAAAGATGCAAAGAAAATTCATGTTATTGATCTCGAAATTCGGAAAGGGTTACAATGGACAATCCTAATACAAGCACTTCAATCGAGAAACGAATGTCCACTCGAGCTTCTAAAGATAACAGCTATTGCGAGCGGAAATATAGACACCACAAAGCAGATAGCCGAAGAAACCTGTAAAAGATTGAAAGATTTTGCGCAAAGTTTGAACATACCTTTTTCCTTCGATATAGTTGTTGTATCCGATTTATTACATCTAAGAAAAGATCATTTCAAAATAGATTCCGATGAAACAGTCGCGGTTTATTCTCAATATGCGTTACGAAACAAGATTCCACAATCAGACCAACTCGAAACAATCATGAGAGTTATTAGAACTATAAACCCGATAGTAATGGTTGTCGGGGAGATTGAAGCCAATCACAACTCTAAGTCTTTTGTGAACCGTTTCATCGAAGCGCTATTCTACTTTAGCGCTTTTTTCGATTGTTTAGAAGATTGTATGAAAGGTAACGAGAAAAACAGAATAATTCTAGAATCGATGTATTTTAGTTACGGTATAATGAATACCGTGGCGAAAGAAGGAGCCGAAAGAAAGAGTAGGAATGTGAAGATTGATGTGTGGAGAGCATTTTTTAAAAGATTTGGAATGGTGGAAACAGAATTGAGTATGATGAGTTTGTATCAAGCTGAATTGGTTGCTAAAAGATTTGCTTGTGGAAATTCTTGCACATTTGAAATGAATGGAGAGTGCCTTGTTATTGGGTGGAAAGGAACACCAATTAACTCTGTTTCTGTTTGGAAGTTCATTTGA